The Fusarium falciforme chromosome 4, complete sequence genomic interval TTCCCCTGAGCCCCGTTGGCAGCCAGTGTTTAGCGATCCATGGTATGGTCGGCCGACGAGGGCAGTGTGATGAGGAAATCGGCGAATGTGCTGGACAGGTAGGTTCCACTCATTGGTACAACACACAGCGGTTTACGACCCGAATCTCAGCGGCACACACCAGCCGGGCTCGTGTAACCCTCATATTGGCGTATTCTCGCGAACCAGAAGCACGATGACGGCGCTGCTGTGCTGTACCATGCTTTTGATCGATACATCACTTCCAGCTCTCAAGGCTGACCAGGTCCTGAGCgcttctccagctccagggcACTGCCTGTTTGGGAAAAGGTGGCATGTCCCCACCCCTGTGCTGTTGTCGTCTCCGGTGATCCGCCCCGGCCGGCGAGACTCAAGTGAGTGTCCAAATCGTCGCTTAATCCATGCCGTTGATTCGCATGCCATTGAGCACCGTTGAAGCACATGGGTGGCCAGCAACTGAACGATCCACCATCAATTCCGCTGGCAGGCCTTTCCTTCGAATATTGATGCGCCGTGTATTCGACTCAATTGGGACTATCCGTCGTCTGCCCCTCAAGCCTCTTCACGGATACATCCCCAATCTCCCCACTGCATTGGTGCCAGCCCTGGCGTCTCTGTCCTGCAGGTGCGCAATTTGCGGATGGGCCCGCCAAGGGCCAACCGCCTGTTCCCTTTCACCTTTTCACCGGTCGTGGCTTTGATCGTCCAGATGGGCGAACCTTGTTGGTGGGTTGCTGCCCACGTCTTTGAGCAGCCTCTCAATGTCGTCAACGAGTAGTTGTTCGAAGTTGATACACTCTCTGTGGGCGAAACATCATGACGTGAAGACAATCAAATGGATTTGCATGCATGATGGCCTGAATATCGCCACAGAGCCGTACGACAGTTTGTTGGACTCGGAAATGTCAAGAGCCGAAGAACCAACTTGCTGGAAACCGGAGCGGTACACTGCAGGTGTGGTGTCAAGCCGCTTACACAACTTCACGCAAGCCGTCGTTTCGCTGCCGATCGTGCCACGCCCCTAGAGACACCAACTTGAGATGCCCGATATCCATCACTGCGTGATGAACAACAAGGTCGGAAGTGAGCACTGTCAACGGCTAGCATCTCCCTCGGCCGTGCCACCACCCAGAGCTGTCACTGTCGCCCCATGCTCCCCTTGAGCGGTGTTGAGTGGGCACCAAAGAACGAGAAGAGGTTGCCGATGCCATCGCTTCCAGCGTCGCACAGAGGCTGGGGAAGGCTGAGACTGACGGCCAACACGTCGCCCGGCTGAATGATCGAGGGTTACATTGCTACGCATCGCTTGCGCTCCGCTAACACCAGTTCCATCGGCGAAGAAGAGCTGTGCGCTTTGGTGAGTCTGGATTCTCACATCTGCCTCGCTCGCTGCATGGGGGTCGCCCAACGATCAGGGGTTCTGGGGTTGTCCGAGTGTTGTCGGTCGACTCACGCCGCCTTTCTCAGTGGTTGAGATCGGGACGCTGGAAGAAACTTCTTAGCTCCGGGGCCTGGGCGGTACGTACTGCGTTTGTCTTGGTGCTCACTTGCTTGGTGCGAACGACGAGCCAAGCGTACCGAGGCCGAAATTCAAGACTGTGGACTGGCGGCGGGGATTGACGGAGTCTTTTGCGAGAATCGCAAACCCTTTGCATGGGGGTATTTTGAGAGCGGACGATGCTGGCGCGATCAACTGCGGTGTGGTTGCACAGCTGCGAAGGGATCCTGTGTCATCCGCCATCCGCCCGCCGTCACGACCGACATCCATGGCGCTGCTGTGCTGCATCGGGGACACAATGGCGGGTGCTTAATTTGCCAGTTGTGTGCCCCAATAGGATACAATAGCCGTCAGGATCGCATTTGTGCGGCGACAGGCCAGGACAAGCTGACCGGAGATGCTAGGAATGCCTTGCACAGGAACGAGATTGCTTCTATAAGACgaaggtattaaaaaaagcaAGCCATGAAGTGATCGCAGGCCAGGCCGTCATGAGAATACGGCATCGACTGTTGAGGTTTGAAAGTGTTTGGTGTGAAGTGGCAAATAGCAACCTGCGTCAAGGGCCAGCGAGCTAGAGACTTGAAGAACTGGAAACGGAAAGCACTCTCTGTTTCGGGACGTCCTCCTTCTGCGCTCTCCCGAGTCGGGTTAAGGAAGGAATGCACGGTAGGTACCCGGTCGCTCATCCGTGCAGCTCCGTTCCCGCGACTGTGCTCTACTGCGCCTAGGGGAGGCACGCCTGCAGCGACCACAGCACCCGAATGCACTGGGAATGGTCCCTTTCCCCCCTGTAGGACTGCTGACAGCAGCACACTGCAAGCGCTGGGACCTGCGGGGGCTTCTGGCCGGCTACCCGTGCTCGCACTGTCCCGGTCacgcaccgcaccgcaccgcacctCAGCTCGGGCCCGGATTTCCTTGGATATCCCGACTCCAAAGACCAGACCAGGTGCTCATCACATTGCTTTGACGCGCCGTCTAGGCCCTCACGGGCTGGGATCTCGCCTGCCATCTGCATTACAGCTCTTACCGACCGTATCCATGGCGAATGGTGTCACTCACCGGAACCTTGCGCAGGCCTGTCTCCCCGCAAGTTGTCGTTGATGTCCAGACTGCCTGACCTTGGATGGTCGGTTATGTGGCCAAGGAGCCGGTGTGTGGAAACTCCCCTTCCCTTCGAGTCATCTCTCGGCGCCCCTACGGCTCAGCACGACACAGAACCATGCCCTCATCTTGAACACGACTCAGGTGTGGGCATGGCTGTGCAACAACCTGCCTCGGACAAAAGATTACGACAcggcgatggcatcgacaAGCGATGGACAGGTCCGCCTCCTTCGCCGCCCTGCCAGCGCCAGCTTGTGCAAAGGCGCATCAGCCCCTTGAGCTAGGTACGACATTTCTAGCGCGCGGCCTCCACTGTGGCAGCCCTCGCAGACTCCTTGGAGCATAGGGCCAGGAGACCCAATCCCTATCGCGGCCAAAACCAGGTGGGCGCGGGACCCGCCGGCCCAATCCCGCCAGGTTGGTGACCCAATCCTCCCGATGCTGGGCCAAGCCCTCCGAGGGAGGCTTCGGATGGAGATAGGGAGTGGCCTAAGTTGGTGGACAAGGCGCCGCCACGACGGCAGGATAGGTCGGCGCGGTGCGCTCCCTCGCCGGCCCTGTGCCTGCAGACGCCCGGGGTGCATTCCTAGTGAAAACACTCGGGTAGCCTTGTCGCTGGCAAGGGTTGTGGGCGGGCCAGGGCGGACAGGGGTTGAAAGCAGGGATGAGCTTGACGACGAGCCTCCAGCTTGGGACCTGGAACCCAAGTTTCCCAAGGTACCTGGCCAGAGCGTCGCGCCCGGACTGCTGAGGACTGCTGTGTACCCTCCCGCCGGTACCCAGAGCGTGGAGCCGCTGCGACTCTGCCCTTGAGGAGACCTTGGGCTAGAGCTCTCCTGGGTACTCCCTGTACCGAAGCCCTCGCCGCGATGGCGGATGTGATCTCCTCCCCCGGCCACGGTCTGTGGTTGGGATCCAGGGGTCTGATTGCTCTCCTCCGCCCCAGTTCACTCGGGTGCGAACCCACACGCCATCTCGCAGACCGTCATGACGGGGCCAGATGACTGCCAGTGTTTCCAAGGCCCAGGCTGGCTGTGTGCTGTGTGTGTAGCTCCGGCGTCCGCAACGCGTACATGTCTTTCATTCTTTTACCCTCCCACGCCCCTCCCATCCTTCATGACTGTTTTCCCTTCCGACCAAAGACCTCCTTCGTCTACTTCATCCTTAAGAGGGCAGTTTTAAGTGAGCTTTGTCTCACCATTGTGGTACCCTTCTCGCTTGCCCAGGACCACTTGACATCCATCAGCGCCTATTCAAAAGACGACTCGAATCCACCACTCTCAACCACCTCCGATCACCCACGACATCTTCACTCTTTTTGTCTCTTTGATATCGTCCAACGTCTTGCTCTCACCAAGTCATTCTTTGCTTGAAGTTGTCAGGATTCAATCCGCCACTCGTTCAATCTCCATCGACGCTTCATAGACCAAACAGGTCTCGACCAAGACGGTCACACGCGGGACTGAACCCTCAttccaaccaccaccaccagactACCTCCCACATTCCACACAAGTAGCCCATGATGGAGAACATGGGCTCCTACCATCAGCCCCAATGGTCTGGCTGGGGCTACCACGGTGCCGCCAACCAATACCCCAGATATTCTCAACAGCTGCCCAGTTATGCCGCTTACCTCCCGGAGTCGATGGAGCTGTACAATGCCCACCAAGGTCacctcctccatcatcaccagatGTCTAGGACAACTGAGACAAAGCCTCGCCTCTCcaaggaagaggttgagatcctcgaggccgagttcCAGAAGAACCACAAGCCCAACAGCAGCACCAAGAAGGCCCTGGCCGAGTCCATGAGAGTCGACAATGCCCGCATCAACGTTTGTTACTTGAGTCCTTCCAACAAGATCCATTCATGGCTAACGTGATGACAGAACTGGTTCCAGAATCGGCGAGCACgggaaaagaaggagaagaacatcCGTGAATATGCTGCCAagcagaagatggagaaggagaaggctgcCAACGAAGCAGGTGTCTGCTCTGACGATGAACGGCGGTGCGATCGAGTTGTCTCGAGCGCCCCCTTCCCCGTGCAACttgctgtcaaggctggACCTACAGACCTGTCCACACCAGAGCAGGATAGCGAGACCGATGCCAGTCCGTCGGATTTCGGTGCTAGCTCGCCCCTGGGTGTTTCGGCCAAGGCGACTCCCGAACCTGTCTCGGCCTCTAGCTATGGTCAGTATCCTCAACTGATTGTGCCtaacgaggaggatgagcccACCCCTTGCTTGCCACAGCAGTGTTTCCCCGTCCCAAGCAGACTATCTGCATCTCCCGTGCAGGAGCAGTATCTGTATACCAACAGCAGTCTTGCCGTCAACGAGGCAGCCCAGCCCATGGCGCCGCTGAAGCCGTCACCCGCCATGGACATTGCTTCTCGACGAAACCGACGACCCCCTCAGCTTGCTATCAATGCTTCTCGCAGCTACTCGGCATGTGCCCCTAGAACTGGGATGGACATGGGAAGAAGGGCAGACATCGGTAACTCTATTCGTCGTGTTGCTTCGGCCACAGGAGTTGGTCGCATCAGCAAGCCCTCAGGTGGACCTCGAAGCCCATACTTTGACCGCAACCCCGACATGCTCCTGCAGCTCAACCGCTCTCCCAACTTCACAGGGGCCACAACGATCGCACCGCCCACTCCCAACACACCTGTTGTCACAACTCAGCAAGGATTGTGCGAGGCCACTCCCTCTAGCACGGTGGCATACGAGGAGAAGTATCCGATGGATCTCGCCCTTCACGACCCAACTCTTCGAACACCGCCCACCACACCTGGCGTCATGGACAACCTCTACAACACCGACTCAGCATACGAAGTTGCAGTATCAGACGAGCCCCTGGTGACTCCTGGACTGGGTGGTTTCCCCAACGACTTTGACATGCCCGGAGCATCAGGCCAAGTGCCCAACTACCTTTCCAACAATTGTTCTAGTCAGCCTCAGACACCTTCCTATGGTGCCCAGATGGGACCCGCCTACTTTGGCTACGCTGGTGGCAACGCCGAGTACAACTGGTCCGACGATGCTTCTGCCTCGGCACACTCATCGCCAGGCCAGCAGAATGTGCAGTTCATGAACATGACGCCATCGAGCTTCACATAAcgagctgaagaagcaaCCATCTCCTTTACCCACCTACCTCAAACATACGTACACGAACGCACACGTCACATATCATCAGCGGACTGTGATTTTTATCAATTTTTGCATTATAGCGATATCCATTCATGTTTCTCGATGGGAGATTGTACAATACGGACTGGGTGTTACTTGTCTAGCTTCCATATCAATCGATGATGGCCATTGTTGCTGCTATCGACCCCCATCCACTTTCTATTTGTCTCTGTCTTTCTGGTGTTTCACGAATGAACATAAAAAAGGCATCATACCCTAATGTAATGGGAGGACGGTACAGGTCGGCGCTCTGGGTTGAACATAGGGGAGCATAACGGGGTGACTTAGGAAGCTTTGTGGAAAAACATTTCATGAGAGGATGCGACAGAGATAGAGCGCCAGCTCACAAGTTGGAGGAGACGGCAGGCGGAGGCAGCCTCGTCAAGTCTCAACTGGAAAGTAACGACATACGGATGCCAGGACTGTTAGAGGGCCAGCAGCCAGGAGAATAGAGCCCCCCAAAAAGACAAATCCAATCAAGACAAAACATTtctaaagctaaaaagacTCCATGTGACCTCATCTACAATGATCCACCGGTGATGTCACGGAAGGTAACATGATCACCGGACGGTTCATCGGGGGAGACTTGTGATGCGATCCCCCTAACGCTGACTTGGAACCACCAACAGAAGATAGAGTCGAGGTTAAATGGGCGACAAACGACGGCAGTCAGGTCCAACCGCGACGGCGCGAGAATTCGGGTCAAGCCTCAAACTCTACGATTATCGTGGTGGTGCAGCACATTCCTTTCCCATCAGGTCGCCCATCCTAAACAGGAACGGGAGGAGAACCCGGGTGGGCGGGCGACAGTCGATAAAGTCTAATGAGGATGAATTGGAAGCGGGTGTCGCAACGCCCGCCCGTCGTCGTACAAGCCGGGGACGCGGCCACACTCCGAACGGGATAAACCGAGCGAGTGGAGGGGGAACCGGGAACCTCGGTGACCCACCCCGGGCAAGGCCCCACCCGAACAGCCAAGTTTCTTGATCCTGCaatgggaagggaagggaaggatgGAGCCCGCGGGGGATCGACACTGCAAGTGCTGGGGATTGTGCCGGATCGATCAAGGGCGGTTGAGATTACCGATCGAGGGTAACTGTGGGTGCAATAAACGAGATTTGGCCAAGTCGCGTCAGAAACATTTTTCTGTTTCTTGGCCAGGCTGAGCTGACAGACAAACCGGTTTCGCCCCTTCCCTTGGGGATGCACGCAACAAGCCACTTACATTGCTCGGCTTTCAAAGTTGTTTGTTTGTCAACTTGAATAGAAAAAACTTTGACGGCACACCGAACGATGGTCAAAAACGGCCTTAGGTTACAGAGATACGCTTCGGAGGCTGACGGTTTTTCTTCCCTTTCTACAAAGGCTGCCCTGGATGAGCATCCCGTCGCCCAACTAGCGCAAGGGACGACCAACTTTGCTGAAGCTGCCCTTGCAGCAACGCGTGGGGCTCTGGCCGAACCAGCCAGAACGGGAGGACTCAAAGGGCTGTGGCTATAAGCTATCCAGCTAGCACGACAATGTGGATATCATGAGAATCATGAAGTCTCCAGGCCGGGATTGTGGGCGAACGGGTCTCCTGATGGAGATTGATGTTCTTGGCAGCTCGGTGTATGATGAATAGATCTTGGGAGTGTGCTGGTAACTGGCTGTTGAGCGAGCCAATTACGAAAACTCATCAAGCTCCCGAACTGGATTCTTGAACTCTCTTTATTACCCAAGTGGGCGGTTTTTCATCCGTTCCTCTCTCATTACTGGTTCAACTAAAGGGCAGGAATGCTGGAAGGCCTTGGACCAAGTGTTTTCATGTCAAGATGGACACCTGGGGTCTGGCACGGAGCTGAGCGTGAATGGATGTTGAACCAGTATCTGCCATGTCATAGAATGAAGATGCTTGCCCTAGAAAGGAGCTTCGACCTACTAATAGAAACCCTTTATCTTGTCTCAGTTTGAAATTGGATAGGTAGGTGGGTGGCTGTCATTGTTTCGGTTTGAGCTGCGCCAGGGCTGTCAAAAGGCGTGTCCTAGACATCCATTGACAGGAGTTTGCAGGGATGGCCTTTGCATGTTGTTCACTGACAGGTCTACTAATAAATATGCATGAAAATAACATTCGTTAGAAATCGCATGACTCCAAGTTTGAGAATGCTTATCCATGCCTTGATGCACTTGTTCAGAGTCAATGTGGTCTACAGCGTCTGGGCGCTTAGTATTTAGCGGGCTTCAGTGGTTGTAGAGCCTATCGTAGACGACCTGTCAACTGTAGCCGCCCGGACGCGGTGCGACTGGACGCAAGTGCAGGCAGCCGAAAACACGCCTGCCAAACCCGACGTCACTGCCCAAAAACCCGCCCGCTCCGCTCTGCTCGTGGCACAACCGCGCACGCGCCAGAGAAACCACTTTAACTCTCCAGCTCACGACAGCATCCCTTTATCATAATAACAGCAGCTTTCTCGGTCTCGCGGTCACGCTTGTATATTCTAACGTATTCTTTGAGATCTACACACTTTCAAATGGCCCGCGTCGGATGATTACACTGCCGTTTCCATGTCCTCTTCCGCCCTCGTTGGCACAGACGCGTCGTCGCGTCCGCCGCGGTCGAGGATTTTGACGCCAAGCTCCGAGGGTAGCTCGAATCAGAAAGATGAGCTCCGTTCTCCTGAGCAGcgcaagaggaagagggccgATTCTGTCACCATGGAGCATCTTTTAAAGCCCTCAATTGCTCTCAAGGTACGTGTCCTAGGCGTTTGTTTTCGCTAATACTCGGGTACCTGCTGTGTACAGACATGCTGATCGTCATCCACAGCCACATCCCCCAAACCTGCACATTCAACCTCGCGTCCTCCACCCGTTGATGGTCCTACCTCGCCAGCATCTTCCGTTATCATGTATCGATATTCATGCATCCAACATCGATCTATCTTCGCACCGATTCTATGAGGCCCATGTCAAAATCCTCGACCTAGAGAGCCGCATGGGCTCAGTCCCAGTGGTCCTCCTTGCCAGGAAGGAGTCCAGCCGCGCTGTCTACGCCCTTGAACGACAGGAGAATGGATTATACGTTGTATTCAGACTGGGACCTTGGGTAA includes:
- a CDS encoding Homeobox domain-containing protein translates to MENMGSYHQPQWSGWGYHGAANQYPRYSQQLPSYAAYLPESMELYNAHQGHLLHHHQMSRTTETKPRLSKEEVEILEAEFQKNHKPNSSTKKALAESMRVDNARINNWFQNRRAREKKEKNIREYAAKQKMEKEKAANEAGVCSDDERRCDRVVSSAPFPVQLAVKAGPTDLSTPEQDSETDASPSDFGASSPLGVSAKATPEPVSASSYGQYPQLIVPNEEDEPTPCLPQQCFPVPSRLSASPVQEQYLYTNSSLAVNEAAQPMAPLKPSPAMDIASRRNRRPPQLAINASRSYSACAPRTGMDMGRRADIGNSIRRVASATGVGRISKPSGGPRSPYFDRNPDMLLQLNRSPNFTGATTIAPPTPNTPVVTTQQGLCEATPSSTVAYEEKYPMDLALHDPTLRTPPTTPGVMDNLYNTDSAYEVAVSDEPLVTPGLGGFPNDFDMPGASGQVPNYLSNNCSSQPQTPSYGAQMGPAYFGYAGGNAEYNWSDDASASAHSSPGQQNVQFMNMTPSSFT